A window from Pelodiscus sinensis isolate JC-2024 chromosome 31, ASM4963464v1, whole genome shotgun sequence encodes these proteins:
- the LOC142821502 gene encoding LOW QUALITY PROTEIN: uncharacterized protein LOC142821502 (The sequence of the model RefSeq protein was modified relative to this genomic sequence to represent the inferred CDS: inserted 2 bases in 1 codon) — protein sequence MENLRGNHTGDRTVRENNEENQQQESPGLVESQETFVEGSEGDFPQCINQGKAWGNRHRAERHLKNNPSRTVKESIECGGRSKETAAQQTNCKVKKPCECSDCGKRFSECRKIFTLRSHLSRHQHTHTGERPYRCLECGRSFIKRSHLSVHQRIHTGETPYKCHECEKSFIERSALIRYVRTHTGERPYRCLECGKSFIQSSHLILHQRMHTGERPYKCHECERDFTERSALIVHERIHTGERPYKCHECGKVFTEQSALAVHERIHMGERPYKCHEYGKGFTARPALVVHERIHTGERPYKCHECGKDFTIRSALTVHERTHTGERPYECRECGKGFTMQSALIRHERTHTGERPYKYFDRGKSLSXTAYLISHQRVHTGERPCKCHECGNDFIRQSALAVHERIHTGERPYKCLDCGKSFGHTSRLTRHQRIHTSPALENPPGKKPLRFQELVCKTL from the exons GTGATAGGACAGTGAGGGAGAACAATGAGGAGAATCAACAGCAGGAAAGTCCTGGACTGGTAGAATCTCAGGAAACATTTGTGGAAGGATCTGAAGGGGATTTTCCCCAGTGTATAAATCAGGGGAAAGCCTGGGGAAATCGACACAGGGCAGAGAGGCACCTGAAGAACAATCCAAGCAGGACAGTGAAGGAATCCATTGAATGTGGGGGAAGATCCAAGGAAACAGCAGCCCAGCAGACAAATTGCAAGGTAAAAAAACCCTGTGAATgctcagactgtgggaaaagattcagtgAGTGTAGGAAAATCTTCACTTTGAGATCACACCTTAGTAGACATCAGCATACCCACACTGGAGAGAGGCCATATAGATGCTTGGAATGTGGGAGAAGCTTCATTAAGAGGTCACATCTCAGTGTACATCAGAGAATTCACACTGGAGAGacaccatataaatgccatgagtgtGAGAAAAGTTTCATTGAGCGATCAGCCCTCATTAGATATGtcagaacccacacaggagagagaccttatAGGTgccttgagtgtgggaaaagcttcattcaGAGTTCACACCTTATTCTCCACCAGAGAATGcatacaggagagagaccatataaatgccatgaatgtGAGAGAGATTTCACTGAGCGATCAGCCCTTATTGTCcatgagagaatccacacaggagaaagaCCGTATAAATGCCATGAATGTGGCAAAGTTTTCACTGAACAATCAGCCCTTGCTGTCCATGAGCGAATCCACATGGgtgagagaccatataaatgccacgAGTATGGGAAAGGATTCACTGCACGCCCAGCCCTTGTTGTCCATGAGAGAATTCATACGGGAGaaagaccatataaatgccatgaatgtGGGAAAGATTTCACTATACGATCAGCCCTTACTGTCCATGAGagaactcacacaggagagagaccatatgaATGCCGtgaatgtgggaaaggtttcactatGCAATCAGCCCTCATtagacatgagagaacccacacaggagagagaccatataagtACTTCGACCGTGGGAAAAGTTTGTC GACTGCATACCTTATTAGTCATCAGagagtgcatacaggagagagaccttgtaaatgccatgagtgtgggaaCGATTTCATTCGTCAATCAGCTCTTGCTGTCCATgagaggatccacacaggagagagaccatataaatgccttgactgtgggaaaagctttgggCACACCTCTCGCCTTACtagacatcagagaatccacacaagtCCTGCTTTAGAAAATCCCCCAGGGAAGAAACCTCTCAGATTTCAGGAGCTGGTGTGTAAAACACTTTAA